A window from Melopsittacus undulatus isolate bMelUnd1 chromosome Z, bMelUnd1.mat.Z, whole genome shotgun sequence encodes these proteins:
- the LOC101868841 gene encoding uncharacterized protein, whose amino-acid sequence MGAGGAARGVNQQRPRQARAEPCAGCEGRRFCTRSHRPRINRRRRRVLSKLLFTLVSISDTRHSAQADMDSQDCPCATGGTCTCGDNCKCKNCKCTSCKKGCCSCCPAGCAKCAQGCVCKGPPSAKCSCCK is encoded by the exons ATGGGAGCCGGAGGTGCTGCCCGGGGAGTGAATCAGCAGCGCCCGAGGCAGGCGCGGGCTGAGCCGTGTGCAGGCTGCGAGGGGCGGAGGTTTTGCACTCGCTCTCACCGGCCACGGATAAATAGGAGGCGGCGGCGAGTTCTGTCAAAGCTGCTCTTCACATTGGTCAGCATCTCCGACACCCGACACTCAGCCCAGGCGGACATGGACTCCCAAGACTGCCCTTGTGCCACCG GTGGCACCTGCACCTGTGGGGACAACTGCAAATGTAAAAACTGCAAATGCACATCCTGCAAAAAAG gctgctgctcctgctgcccagctGGATGTGCCAAGTGTGCACAGGGCTGTGTCTGCAAGGGGCCACCCTCCGCTaagtgcagctgctgcaaatga